From a region of the Pseudoxanthobacter soli DSM 19599 genome:
- a CDS encoding branched-chain amino acid ABC transporter permease has product MVSAVVSGLSSFSLAYALQQAVNAVVSGSFYGLLASSYALVYGITSRINFAFGAITSLGAAITFNVVIAIASATGVSPVTAVVLAGLYAIVACGLFGAVSERIVVRPVVGRTNLAMLVTTISLAIALQEFIRLANGSTDRWLPPLSTLSFVLLPSPDFTLAVGPVQVLGGLAALGGALGLVAFIRRHPFGRMWRACADDPVAAALCGISADDVRTATFAIASAAAGFAGALMLVLYGNVDFHTGLTIGLKALLAAIVGGIGSVGWALVGGLLLGGLETTWSSLFGAEWRDVAVFGMLVGLFVLRPSGLAPDRGGQA; this is encoded by the coding sequence ATGGTTTCCGCGGTGGTGTCTGGCCTTTCGTCGTTCTCGCTGGCCTACGCGCTCCAGCAGGCCGTCAACGCGGTCGTCTCCGGGTCGTTCTACGGCCTGCTGGCGTCGAGCTACGCGCTCGTCTACGGCATCACCTCCCGCATCAACTTCGCGTTCGGCGCGATCACGTCGCTCGGCGCTGCGATCACCTTCAACGTGGTCATCGCCATCGCCTCCGCCACCGGCGTCTCGCCGGTCACGGCGGTGGTGCTCGCCGGGCTTTATGCCATTGTGGCCTGTGGGCTGTTCGGGGCGGTGTCCGAGCGCATCGTCGTGCGCCCTGTGGTCGGGCGCACCAACCTTGCCATGCTGGTCACGACCATCTCGCTCGCCATCGCGCTGCAGGAGTTCATCCGCCTCGCCAACGGCAGCACCGATCGCTGGCTGCCGCCGCTGTCGACGCTGAGCTTCGTGCTCCTGCCGTCGCCGGATTTCACGCTCGCGGTCGGTCCCGTGCAGGTGCTCGGCGGGCTCGCCGCGCTCGGCGGGGCGCTCGGCCTCGTCGCCTTCATCCGCCGCCATCCGTTCGGCCGGATGTGGCGCGCCTGTGCCGACGATCCCGTGGCGGCGGCGCTGTGCGGGATCTCGGCCGATGATGTGCGCACCGCCACGTTCGCCATCGCCTCCGCCGCCGCCGGGTTCGCGGGGGCGCTGATGCTGGTGCTCTACGGCAATGTCGATTTCCACACCGGCCTCACCATCGGGCTCAAGGCGCTGCTGGCGGCGATCGTCGGCGGCATCGGCTCCGTCGGGTGGGCGCTCGTCGGCGGGCTTCTGCTCGGCGGGCTTGAGACGACGTGGTCGAGCCTGTTCGGCGCGGAATGGCGCGACGTGGCGGTGTTCGGGATGCTGGTCGGGCTGTTCGTGCTCAGGCCCTCGGGGCTCGCGCCGGATCGCGGCGGGCAGGCATAA
- a CDS encoding FMN-binding negative transcriptional regulator, with amino-acid sequence MYSPPAFREERVEVMHALIRAHPLAMLITAGEGGLIANPVPFSVVGTAGNGLLRAHIAAANDQLPALRGGTEALVVFQGPQAYVTPSWYPSKREHGRVVPTWNYVVVQARGIATVIDDPAWLRAQVAALTAEREHGRAAPWQVEDAPESFVAAQMKGIVGIEIPIARLEGKWKISQNRADADRLGVADGLRGEGLAPDMAALVGTAGRR; translated from the coding sequence ATGTACAGCCCGCCGGCTTTCCGCGAAGAGCGCGTCGAGGTGATGCACGCGCTGATTCGCGCCCATCCGCTCGCGATGCTGATCACGGCGGGCGAGGGCGGCCTCATCGCCAATCCCGTGCCGTTTTCCGTCGTCGGCACCGCCGGCAACGGGCTCTTGCGCGCCCACATCGCCGCCGCCAACGATCAGCTGCCTGCGCTGCGCGGCGGCACGGAGGCGCTCGTCGTGTTCCAGGGGCCGCAGGCTTATGTCACGCCGTCCTGGTATCCCTCGAAGCGGGAGCATGGCCGGGTGGTGCCGACGTGGAACTATGTCGTGGTCCAGGCCCGGGGCATCGCCACCGTCATCGACGATCCGGCGTGGCTGCGCGCGCAGGTCGCCGCCCTGACGGCGGAGCGGGAACACGGCCGCGCGGCCCCGTGGCAGGTCGAAGACGCGCCGGAAAGCTTCGTCGCCGCGCAGATGAAGGGCATCGTCGGGATCGAGATTCCGATCGCCCGCCTCGAGGGAAAATGGAAGATCAGCCAGAACCGCGCCGATGCCGACCGCCTCGGCGTGGCGGACGGGCTTCGCGGTGAGGGCCTTGCGCCGGATATGGCCGCGCTGGTCGGCACGGCCGGCCGTCGCTGA
- a CDS encoding NAD-glutamate dehydrogenase produces the protein MLDRYEGEKAVIVAAEDRLRTEADGAVRALFARAVFSKAAEEDLAGYDGDDLAVLADEAWRAFAERTPGAHRIRFSEHRLTGSANRPITVVEILNDDMPFLLDSVMGELQDQGVELLLVSHPILAVERDGDGRLVRFAGLADPEETTPALRNESLITLHVGRLDEDEREKLAVGLNHTLTDVRRAVADEVAMRTRLKAVLVDWRAAPPASIDPEVLEEANAFVEWLNDDNFVLLGMRDYAFVGGSGEEHMERREDSSLGVLRDLDMMVLGRDASLLAAAPQIRAFLRRPDPLIVTKADLRARVHRRAFMDYVGLKLFSATGELTGEVRLVGLFTRPAYTRPIRQIPLIRRKAETVLRLADLDPRSHSGKALAAALETYPRDELFQIEAETLYGFGLKIVELGERPRIRVLARRDEFNRFVSVIVYVPRERYSSDAVARIGAALAEACGGAVSNVALEFPEGSLARLFFTIGGLGAEVAEIDATALEGTVAGIVRTWEDDLREAAEQAAPDAGTGALTARYAAGFEPGYRVFYSAETAVADIAVLQRLSEDRPTAIDFLHRASDPATQVTLRLFQLARPIPLSRRVPILEDMGFRVIDERTFRVAPPDLSSPVFLHDMTLERADGGIIDTEALGGAAEALFMAVWQNRAESDGYNALLLSAGLGWRDIAVLRAFSRYLRQIRIPYSQDYMWGALGRSPAIAALIVRQFHARFDPDRDGSTRAEDVAGIGREIEAALEAVTSLDDDRIIRHFANVVAAIVRTNFFMIGADGQPLETLVFKLDSHAVDGLPAPKPFREIWVYSPRVEGIHLRFGKVARGGLRWSDRPQDFRTEVLGLVKAQQVKNAVIVPVGAKGGFVPKWLPPASAGRDAVFQEGTEAYKIFVSSLISLTDNLVGDSVVPPPRVVRYDEDDPYLVVAADKGTATFSDTANAIAEGRGFWLGDAFASGGSAGYDHKKMGITARGAWEAVKRHFREMNVDIQTTPFTVAGVGDMSGDVFGNGMLLSKHIRLVAAFDHRDIFLDPNPDTAASHAERQRLFDLPRSSWTDYNKQLISAGGGVFSRQLKSIPLSPEVQALLGLAQDHATPQEVMTAILSAKVDLLWFGGIGTYIRASTETDADAGDRANDAIRIPAARIGAKVVGEGANLGVTQRGRIEAARRGVRLNSDAIDNSAGVNTSDVEVNIKIALSTPVNDGRLDRRGRDALLAEMTDDVARLVLANNYRQPLTLSLTERLGLADTGFQQRLMQSLESRGLLDRAVEYLPDDATIAERVRAGEGLARPELAVLLAYGKLSLYEDLLHSATPDDPYLGRDLFDYFPKPLREGYPDAVASHRLRREIIATILANDIINRGGPSFAVRLADETGADVATIASAFAAAFDSFRLGELYADIDALDNRIDGKLQLDLYAAVAEIVMSRTVWFIRNVDFKEGLESIVGRFREGIDALAASLDTALPAEFVQMKAGAASALAEKGVPSALALRVAALRALVLAPDAVAVAARVGRPVTEVGGVLFTVALRLKIEALAGRAGAIPVGDYYERLALDRALDRIGTAVRAIAADIVATDSGEGAVDRWLAANPSAGRIRQAVDEIAATDMTVAKLTVAAGLIGDLARR, from the coding sequence ATGCTCGATCGGTACGAAGGCGAAAAGGCGGTCATCGTGGCAGCGGAAGACCGGCTGCGGACCGAGGCGGACGGTGCCGTGCGTGCGCTGTTCGCGCGGGCGGTGTTCTCCAAGGCGGCCGAGGAGGACCTCGCGGGCTATGACGGCGACGACCTCGCCGTGCTCGCCGACGAGGCCTGGCGGGCCTTCGCCGAGAGAACGCCGGGTGCCCACCGCATCCGCTTCTCCGAGCACCGGCTGACGGGCAGCGCCAACCGCCCCATCACCGTCGTCGAGATCCTCAACGACGACATGCCGTTCCTGCTCGATTCGGTCATGGGCGAACTCCAGGACCAGGGCGTCGAACTGCTGCTCGTCTCCCACCCGATCCTCGCGGTGGAGCGCGACGGCGACGGGCGCCTCGTCCGCTTCGCCGGCCTCGCCGATCCCGAAGAGACCACGCCCGCCCTGCGCAACGAAAGCCTCATCACCCTCCATGTCGGCCGCCTCGACGAGGACGAGCGCGAGAAGCTCGCCGTCGGCCTCAACCACACCCTGACCGATGTCCGCCGCGCGGTGGCGGACGAGGTCGCGATGCGCACCCGCCTCAAGGCCGTGCTGGTCGACTGGCGCGCCGCACCGCCGGCCTCCATCGATCCGGAGGTGCTGGAGGAAGCCAACGCCTTCGTGGAGTGGCTGAACGACGACAATTTCGTGCTGCTCGGCATGCGCGACTACGCCTTCGTCGGCGGCAGCGGCGAGGAGCACATGGAGCGGCGCGAGGACAGCTCGCTCGGCGTGCTGCGCGATCTCGACATGATGGTGCTCGGCCGGGATGCGAGCCTGCTCGCGGCGGCGCCGCAGATCCGCGCCTTCCTGCGCCGGCCCGATCCGCTGATCGTCACCAAGGCCGACCTCAGGGCGCGGGTGCATCGCCGCGCCTTCATGGACTATGTCGGCCTCAAGCTGTTCTCCGCGACCGGCGAACTCACGGGCGAGGTGCGCCTTGTCGGCCTGTTCACGCGCCCGGCCTATACCCGTCCGATCCGCCAGATCCCGCTGATCCGCCGCAAGGCGGAAACCGTGCTCCGCCTCGCCGATCTCGACCCGCGCAGCCATTCCGGCAAGGCGCTGGCCGCGGCGCTCGAAACCTATCCCCGCGACGAGCTGTTTCAGATCGAGGCGGAGACGCTCTACGGGTTCGGCCTGAAGATCGTCGAGCTCGGCGAGCGCCCGCGCATCCGCGTGCTTGCCCGCCGCGACGAGTTCAACCGCTTCGTTTCCGTCATCGTCTACGTCCCGCGCGAGCGCTATTCGTCCGATGCCGTCGCGCGCATCGGCGCGGCGCTGGCCGAGGCCTGCGGCGGCGCGGTGTCGAACGTGGCGCTGGAGTTCCCGGAAGGCTCGCTCGCCCGGCTGTTCTTCACCATCGGCGGCCTTGGCGCCGAGGTGGCCGAGATCGACGCCACCGCCCTCGAGGGCACGGTCGCGGGCATCGTGCGCACCTGGGAGGACGACCTGCGCGAGGCCGCCGAACAGGCCGCGCCGGATGCCGGCACCGGGGCGCTGACGGCGCGCTATGCGGCCGGGTTCGAGCCCGGCTATCGCGTCTTCTATTCCGCCGAGACCGCGGTCGCCGACATCGCGGTGCTCCAGCGCCTCTCCGAGGACCGCCCGACCGCCATCGATTTCCTGCACCGGGCGAGCGATCCGGCGACGCAGGTCACCCTGCGGCTGTTCCAGCTCGCCCGCCCGATCCCGCTGTCGCGCCGGGTGCCGATCCTGGAAGACATGGGCTTCCGCGTGATCGACGAGCGCACCTTCCGCGTCGCGCCGCCCGATCTGTCGAGCCCCGTCTTCCTGCACGACATGACGCTGGAGCGGGCCGACGGCGGCATCATCGACACCGAGGCGCTCGGCGGGGCCGCCGAGGCGCTGTTCATGGCCGTCTGGCAGAACCGGGCGGAATCCGACGGCTACAACGCGCTTCTCCTGTCCGCCGGCCTCGGCTGGCGCGACATCGCGGTGCTCCGGGCGTTCTCGCGCTATCTGCGCCAGATCCGCATCCCCTATTCCCAGGACTATATGTGGGGCGCGCTCGGCCGCTCGCCGGCCATCGCCGCCCTCATCGTGCGGCAGTTCCACGCCCGCTTCGATCCCGACCGCGACGGCTCGACCCGCGCGGAGGATGTCGCCGGCATCGGCCGCGAGATCGAGGCGGCGCTCGAGGCCGTCACGAGCCTCGACGACGACCGCATCATCCGCCACTTCGCCAACGTGGTGGCCGCCATCGTGCGCACCAACTTCTTCATGATCGGGGCGGACGGCCAGCCGCTCGAGACGCTGGTGTTCAAGCTCGATTCCCACGCGGTGGACGGGCTGCCGGCGCCGAAGCCGTTCCGCGAGATCTGGGTCTATTCACCCCGCGTCGAAGGCATCCACCTGCGCTTCGGCAAGGTGGCGCGCGGCGGGCTGCGCTGGTCCGACCGGCCCCAGGATTTCCGCACCGAGGTGCTCGGCCTCGTCAAGGCGCAGCAGGTCAAGAACGCCGTCATCGTGCCGGTCGGCGCCAAGGGCGGCTTTGTGCCGAAATGGCTGCCGCCGGCCTCCGCCGGGCGTGACGCGGTGTTCCAGGAAGGCACCGAGGCCTACAAGATCTTCGTGTCCTCGCTGATCTCGCTCACCGACAATCTCGTCGGCGACAGCGTGGTGCCGCCGCCGCGCGTGGTGCGCTACGATGAGGACGATCCCTATCTCGTCGTCGCCGCCGACAAGGGCACCGCGACGTTCTCCGACACCGCCAACGCCATTGCCGAAGGCCGCGGCTTCTGGTTGGGTGACGCGTTCGCCTCCGGCGGCTCCGCCGGCTACGACCACAAGAAGATGGGCATCACCGCCCGCGGCGCCTGGGAAGCGGTCAAGCGCCACTTCCGCGAGATGAACGTCGATATCCAGACGACGCCGTTCACGGTCGCCGGCGTCGGCGACATGTCCGGCGACGTGTTCGGCAACGGCATGCTGCTGTCGAAGCACATCCGCCTCGTCGCCGCGTTCGACCATCGCGACATCTTCCTCGATCCGAACCCGGACACGGCGGCGAGCCATGCCGAGCGCCAGCGCCTGTTCGACCTGCCGCGGTCGAGCTGGACCGACTACAACAAGCAGCTCATCTCCGCCGGCGGCGGCGTGTTCTCCCGGCAGTTGAAGTCGATCCCGCTGTCGCCCGAGGTGCAGGCGCTGCTCGGCCTCGCCCAGGACCACGCCACGCCCCAGGAGGTGATGACGGCGATCCTGTCGGCCAAGGTCGATCTCCTGTGGTTCGGCGGCATCGGCACCTATATCCGCGCCTCCACGGAAACCGACGCCGACGCCGGCGACCGCGCCAACGACGCCATCCGCATTCCCGCCGCCCGCATCGGTGCCAAGGTGGTGGGCGAGGGCGCCAATCTCGGCGTCACGCAGCGCGGCCGCATCGAGGCGGCGCGCCGCGGCGTGCGTCTCAATTCCGACGCCATCGACAACTCGGCCGGCGTCAACACCTCGGACGTCGAGGTCAACATCAAGATCGCGCTGTCGACCCCGGTCAATGACGGCCGGCTCGACCGTCGCGGCCGCGATGCCCTGCTCGCGGAGATGACCGACGACGTCGCCCGGCTGGTGCTCGCCAACAACTACCGCCAGCCGCTGACGCTGTCGCTGACGGAGCGGCTCGGCCTCGCCGATACCGGCTTCCAGCAGCGCCTGATGCAGAGCCTCGAATCCCGCGGCCTGCTCGACCGCGCGGTGGAATATCTGCCTGATGACGCCACCATCGCCGAGCGGGTTCGCGCCGGCGAAGGCCTCGCCCGGCCGGAACTCGCCGTGCTCCTCGCCTACGGCAAGCTGTCGCTCTACGAGGACCTGCTGCATTCGGCGACGCCGGACGATCCCTATCTGGGCCGCGACCTGTTCGATTATTTCCCGAAGCCGCTGCGCGAGGGATACCCGGACGCGGTCGCCAGCCATCGCCTGCGCCGCGAGATCATCGCGACGATCCTCGCCAACGACATCATCAACCGCGGCGGCCCGTCCTTCGCGGTCAGGCTCGCCGACGAGACCGGGGCGGATGTCGCCACCATCGCCTCGGCGTTCGCGGCGGCGTTCGACTCGTTCCGCCTCGGCGAGCTCTATGCCGACATCGACGCCCTCGACAACCGGATCGACGGCAAGCTCCAGCTCGACCTCTACGCCGCGGTCGCCGAGATCGTGATGTCGCGCACGGTGTGGTTCATCCGCAATGTCGACTTCAAGGAAGGGCTCGAATCCATCGTCGGCCGCTTCCGCGAGGGCATCGACGCGCTGGCGGCGAGCCTCGACACCGCGCTGCCGGCCGAATTCGTGCAGATGAAGGCCGGCGCCGCCTCGGCGCTCGCCGAGAAGGGCGTTCCCTCGGCCCTCGCGCTGCGGGTCGCGGCGCTCCGCGCGCTGGTGCTGGCACCGGACGCGGTCGCGGTTGCCGCCCGGGTCGGCCGTCCGGTCACGGAGGTCGGCGGGGTGCTGTTCACCGTGGCGCTCCGGCTCAAGATCGAGGCGCTTGCCGGCCGCGCCGGCGCGATCCCGGTCGGCGACTATTACGAGCGCCTCGCGCTCGACCGTGCGCTTGACCGCATCGGCACCGCGGTCAGGGCCATCGCCGCCGACATCGTCGCCACCGATTCCGGCGAGGGCGCGGTCGACCGCTGGCTCGCCGCCAACCCGAGCGCCGGCCGCATCCGCCAGGCGGTCGACGAGATCGCGGCGACCGACATGACGGTCGCCAAGCTCACCGTCGCAGCCGGCCTGATCGGCGACCTCGCGCGGCGCTGA
- a CDS encoding sensor histidine kinase: MDDDDDIGFDSGGWGAPGTVPAVLAPVLAALGFLVFAALRGELSSGTALLGILIVGAVGFVAALGLGARVRRRVRRAPEASRTLWPDGGMKLTVEALPEPCYIADSRGRLRFANAAAAAAFGPIQPGDPLSFRLRVPSVLEALDRVSAGGPAEAVAWTEKIPTDRWYEARIVPLRLPGRERRVGDGPDFVFLMIHDQTEQKRTETLRADFVANASHELRTPLASLSGFIETLQGPARKDEVARERFLAIMAEQARRMGRLIDDLLHLSRIEMRAHIRPSALVDLGAVVRTVADGLEPLADENEVVIVRELPESGPVVRGDRDELVQVVENLAENAIKYGAAGKRVVLSCWTDRSGAQPAAIVSVRDFGPGIAPEHQPRLTERFYRVDVATSRSQRGTGLGLSIVKHILARHGGRLSIESQPGKGATFILRLDCAEAPPPAAIDGENAGLSKELHLHKTTIGES, from the coding sequence ATGGATGACGACGACGATATCGGCTTCGACAGCGGCGGATGGGGCGCGCCCGGGACCGTGCCCGCCGTTCTGGCGCCGGTTCTCGCCGCGCTCGGCTTCCTTGTGTTCGCCGCCCTCAGGGGCGAGCTTTCCTCAGGCACCGCGCTCCTCGGCATCCTGATCGTCGGCGCGGTCGGGTTCGTCGCCGCGCTCGGCCTCGGCGCGCGGGTTCGCCGCCGGGTGCGGCGCGCACCCGAGGCCAGTCGGACGCTGTGGCCCGACGGCGGCATGAAGCTGACCGTCGAGGCCCTGCCGGAACCCTGCTACATCGCCGATTCGCGCGGCCGGCTGCGGTTCGCCAATGCGGCCGCGGCCGCCGCCTTCGGCCCGATCCAGCCGGGAGACCCGCTGTCGTTCCGCCTGCGTGTGCCGTCGGTGCTGGAAGCGCTCGACCGCGTTTCGGCCGGCGGGCCGGCTGAGGCGGTCGCCTGGACCGAAAAGATTCCAACCGATCGCTGGTACGAGGCGCGCATCGTGCCGCTGCGCCTGCCGGGGCGCGAGCGGCGCGTCGGCGACGGGCCGGACTTCGTGTTCCTCATGATCCACGATCAGACCGAGCAGAAGCGCACCGAGACGCTGCGCGCCGACTTCGTCGCCAACGCCAGCCACGAACTGCGCACGCCGCTCGCCTCGCTGTCCGGCTTCATCGAGACCCTGCAGGGCCCCGCCCGCAAGGACGAGGTGGCGCGCGAACGCTTCCTTGCGATCATGGCCGAGCAGGCGCGCCGGATGGGCCGGCTGATCGACGACCTGCTGCACCTGTCGCGCATCGAGATGCGTGCCCACATCCGCCCCTCGGCCCTGGTCGATCTCGGCGCGGTCGTGCGCACTGTCGCCGACGGTCTGGAGCCGCTCGCCGACGAGAACGAGGTGGTGATCGTGCGCGAACTGCCGGAAAGCGGCCCGGTGGTGCGCGGCGACCGCGACGAACTGGTGCAGGTGGTGGAAAACCTGGCCGAGAACGCCATCAAATACGGCGCCGCCGGCAAAAGGGTCGTGCTGTCGTGCTGGACCGACCGCAGCGGCGCCCAGCCGGCCGCGATCGTCTCGGTGCGAGATTTCGGCCCGGGCATCGCCCCGGAGCACCAGCCGCGCCTGACCGAGCGCTTCTATCGCGTCGACGTCGCCACCAGCCGCAGTCAGCGCGGCACCGGCCTCGGGCTTTCCATCGTGAAGCACATCCTCGCCCGTCATGGTGGCCGGCTCTCCATCGAAAGCCAGCCGGGCAAGGGCGCGACGTTCATCCTCCGGCTCGATTGCGCCGAAGCGCCGCCGCCTGCGGCCATCGACGGCGAAAATGCCGGTCTTTCCAAAGAGTTGCACCTTCATAAAACGACCATCGGAGAGTCATAA
- a CDS encoding LolA family protein — protein MNRTRSTRATGFALVAGLVSAFVPGVAAPALAASAVTTTLPLPKPVQAAAAAVPSAPAAPAVEETAPPVIPIAQTPGVGAPASAEALAKVNAFFNSINTMSGDFVQFAPNGARSEGKFTIARPGRIRFQYDPPTKLQIVSDGTSVAVRNTRNNTQDIWPLDKTPLRFLLANNIDLRKDAKVTSVTAGDGLITVVVQESTVFGSGKLTLVFDENTAVLKQWTVTDAQNQDTSVAIYNVRTGTPVDPKTFKIDYQRILN, from the coding sequence ATGAACCGCACCCGCAGCACCCGCGCGACTGGCTTCGCGCTCGTCGCCGGCCTCGTGTCCGCGTTCGTGCCCGGTGTTGCCGCTCCGGCGCTGGCCGCCAGCGCCGTGACGACGACGCTGCCGCTGCCGAAGCCCGTGCAGGCCGCCGCGGCCGCGGTGCCTTCCGCGCCCGCAGCCCCGGCGGTGGAGGAGACGGCGCCGCCGGTGATCCCGATCGCGCAGACGCCCGGCGTGGGCGCGCCGGCTTCGGCCGAGGCCTTGGCGAAGGTCAACGCCTTCTTCAACTCGATCAACACCATGAGCGGCGACTTCGTGCAGTTCGCGCCGAACGGCGCGCGCAGCGAGGGCAAGTTCACCATCGCCCGGCCCGGCCGCATCCGCTTCCAGTACGACCCGCCGACGAAGCTGCAGATCGTTTCGGACGGCACCTCGGTGGCGGTGCGCAACACCCGCAACAACACCCAGGACATCTGGCCGCTCGACAAGACGCCGCTGCGCTTCCTGCTCGCCAACAATATCGACCTGCGCAAGGACGCCAAGGTGACGAGCGTGACGGCGGGCGACGGGCTCATCACGGTCGTGGTGCAGGAATCGACCGTGTTCGGCTCCGGCAAGCTGACGCTGGTGTTCGACGAGAACACCGCCGTTCTCAAGCAGTGGACCGTGACCGACGCCCAGAATCAGGACACCTCGGTCGCGATCTACAACGTGCGCACCGGCACCCCGGTCGACCCGAAGACGTTCAAGATCGACTATCAGCGCATTTTGAACTGA